A segment of the Coffea arabica cultivar ET-39 chromosome 8c, Coffea Arabica ET-39 HiFi, whole genome shotgun sequence genome:
CATGTAAATTATGACCTGAGCTTATGATTCAAATTTCAGGTTCTGTTTTACATGCATTGACAACTGGGCTACAATCACAAATCTATGCCCGCTTTGCCAGAATGAATTTCAATTGATCACATGTGTGCCTGTGAGTAACAAAAATGTTAGACGGTTCTTGGTTATTGCTTCTATGACCACCTTTTAGTTGATTTTCATACTATATTCTGGCCAAAACCCTATTTACTCTGGATAATGCTTATTCATTCTCTTGGTCCTTGTGCTGTAATTTCTTGGAGAATTGTCATAGAGCCTGTTAAAAAAGCTCTTGAAGAAATTTTTAAAGAAGCTGCTGATGCATGATTCTTAATTGTGAAGGTATATGATACTATTGGTAGCAACAAGACTGATGAGGATTCATATTCCAGGTAGTTTTATTTTCTAGATGCTCTCAGTATTCTATAGTGTGTGCTACTATTTCATCGAATGAAAGTGCTACAGTTGTTTTTGTCAATTAGGTGTCTCAGACATTGTAATTTGTATTTTGTCTGGTCTGTGCAGGGATGATGATTGGTGCATTGAAGGAAAGAATAACACTCTTTCTTTTCCATCATATTATATTGATGAAAATGTAAGGCAATGAAGTCATCTAGTGGTTCATGGAATTGTGATTTTAATGCCATCAATGGTCTACCAACTTTCAGAAATCATTAACTTTGTACCTTATCTATTAGAGAAAGGTCTAGATGAAGATACACACATCTGGCATTGTGAATTTAGTAATTGATTTTAGCTTATTTGATAACATGAGAAGATTGCTTCAACATTGAGTTTATAATGACTATGTCATGATTCAGGATCTGCCACATACTGCATCTTCCTATGGGTCTTTCGAAAAATAGTTATGATGATGAAACAAAGCATATGCCTATTGAAGAAATATGATTTTGAAGAACACTATTTAAATATGTGCAGGATAGTCACTTCTTCATTTGGTGTGAAGAATGAAGTTTTAGGATGTGCTGCATTACTGCTCTTTTGCTGAATTATTTCTTTGGGAAATACATGGAAAGTATAACTATATTTAGTATATTTGGCCAGATCCTCAtactttttgctttttattacCTGGTTGGCGTTCAGTTTTGTGCAAGTCTTTTTATGACCAGGAAATTGCCATGCACTTTGTCATCTTGTAGGCAGTTGTCTGTTTGGATGGTGATGGCTGCAAAATTCGAAGTAGATCTGCAGCAATGGAAGCAGATTCAAACCTTGACACATCAATTGCTTGTGATTCATGTGATATATGGTATGTAGAATATGCTTTGTCAAGCCTAATCATTTTGTACACAGGTTGAATCCTTGTATCTTAATGAATTTTAAGTTCTCTGGGGACTATCTACGTGAACAATGAATTGCTAGCTTACATAATAACATCTAAGAAATGGAAACTAGATGCTTTAAGTCACATGAAATGGCCACTTTCTGAATGAAAGTTAAAAGGCATTGACTGGAACTACTTTCTTTAGCATTAGCATATTGGGTCCTGCCAGGCTGCCACATGATTGTTGGCTATGGTGCTAGATGTGCAATTGTGACAATAAATGGCCCTGAAGTGTACCAGTTGAGAAGTTTCAGGGAAAAGTGTGAATTTGTTGTAATAGATGTTGTCTGATACTTTTGACATAGAAATTCTTCTGTGTCTGATGATCTTTGAAATTTTTTCTGTTCTTGTTTTCCTAATTGCTTATTGTGTGCATTAATCAGGTACCACGCCTTCTGTGTTGGATTTGATCCCGAAGGTGCATGTGAGAATTCATGGCTCTGCCCAAGGTAGTTAACTGGGAATTGGATGTCACATTTATTAGTACCATTGCATTTGCCAAAATCAAAAGCCACTGCATGGTATTGGGGCACAAGATTACTTTTCTGTTTTAagacctctttttttttaatgttaattCTTTTGCAGCAATAAGTTACAAAATGAGGCAAAATAAGTTACTGTTATAACCCGTTTTGGGAAATTCTGGCTGTATTACTAACAATTGAAAGTGAGTCCTGGTTACAATTTCTTGCTAATATCTGTTGAACAATAAGAAAGTTTCAACCCAATAAAAATTGTATATCTCTTCACTTATGATACACGCTTTCCTTGTTTGGGTTAGTTAATCTTGATTGATCTATCTTTCCAGCTCAGTTACTTTCATTTTGGTTATCTATTTCAGTTGACTTTTCATTAaggttctttcttttgctttctttgaaCTAATTTTTGTAGCTGATACAGGTGTCTAGTTGATCAACTGCCTAAAAAATTAGATGGTGTTCTAGTACCCAGGTTAGGCAACCAGCATGagccagaaaatgcaagaagTGGGGGCTCCGGTGAAGCAGCTTTTTCTGGAAAGGTGTCAGTATCTGTTGCTGATGCTGGTGAGACAGCTGTTGTTGTCTCTGTTGTTGAGGGAAGCCGAAGGGCTGAAGAACCAGGTGGAGAACATTCAACATTGGACTTCACAACCGACACAAAAGCTGATGCTTCCTTGTCAAGTAATGTTGCATTTGCTCCTCAATGTGGAGACCTATCCAGTGAAAGGCTTGGCTTTGTACCAAAGTCTGAGTCAGAGGAACTAAAACTCTCCTTGTCAGGGGATATTTGTTTCAGTTCACAATTTCCTTCCATTGATTTGACTGTTAAAGCTGATAAGGAAGAAACAGGAGAACAAAAACTtgtcaataagcttggaatGTCTTCAACAAAATGTTCTTCCATTCTTCTTGAGGATAAAATGGCTAAATCTGGTTTAGACCTTCATCTGGGTTTATCAGTAAACTCATCCTCAACTGGTAATTGGTGTTCATAGttttttcgttttcaagatctTCCTAACATTCTCCAATAAAGATGTtgcaattttttatttacttgccTTTCTTATATGGAAATAGTTGACATGATAAATAATACATCCATGGATGATCATGAGCTTGGGTTGGTTTACCAGAAAAGCAGCTCAGGACATCTCTTATCAGGTACAAGAAGGATGAAGTTTAAATCTTTCGTTGTGGTTTATACTTCAGTTTGGAGCATAATTACCAAATTAGCGTGGCTAAGCTTTTGTGCAACTCTTTCTTATGTGGCTTGCTTATGGCCTTTTCACTTGAATGCTTCCAGCTGATGGAATGGTGCCTCATGAAGAGGTGATACTTACAGTAGGCAGGATGATGCCTGATAAAAATGATGATACTACTCTAGTTAGTGGTGAAAAGAGAAAGCACAAAGATACTGGGTAATATTTCTTTTCGTAATTTGTGCTATTACTGGAACTCTGAATACTAATGTTTGGACGCTTTTTGTTTTATGTGGAAAAACTGTCTTTTGTGGGTGACAACTGACAAGTATTGGCATAGGCAAGATTGCTTCTAAGTCTTGGACTGCATCTCATATGCCTGCCTGGTACTTTAAGTGCTGCAGTGCTCAAGTAATGTGCTGTTTGAAAAGACCCTACGTTTTACTTATGAAGAAGCCTCCAAAGCAATGATAGATCCATGAAGTGATCAAGTTTTACATAGTAACTTGTGCTTAGAGTTGATAGTAACTTGTGCTTGGAGTTGATTACCTTATGAAATGAACATGTGAATCTTTTGACAAAATATCGGTCCATTCGTACACTGCATGTTAGTGTCAGAGAGTAGGTTTAGTACAAATAGCTCAAATTAGAGCTTCTTTGATTCTCATCAGATAAGTATATTTCTCAAATACTATAGATATAGTAGATAAAGTGTATTACCATTCTTAATCTTCTGTACAAGTTCTCAGATCTCTAAGAGTTTGATTTATGTTTAGTCACTGGTTTGATGGATTCTAGTGACTTGATAAATCTGTAGTCCAAGATTGAGAGTCATGGTTAGGCAATAATTGTATATTGTCTTGGATTCATCTATCTTGGAAACTGGCTTTTTCCTTAACTTTACCCTTCTGTGGGATAGCTGGAAATTACCGAAGGGAATCTCATGGGAGAAAGTCCATATTATGAGTGGGGGATTTACAACCAGCTGAAGTGTCGAGTATCCAAAATTTAATCTAGTGTTGAGTAGCCAAATGTAATCTAGGAAATAAAATACTTATCTTTTTAGGATGACAAATGGAATTGGAAAGATAGCTTTGATTAGATCTACATTTATAGTCCTGTGAGACTTCCGGTGCTGATTTTGATATCAATTGTATGTGTGTGAACTGAGAGAAGGTAAAGTTCCCGTATGAGCTTGCTATGTGCTTCATGTTTGAAAACTTCTGTCAATGTAATGTATTATCTTACAACATGTGAAACCAAATTTCCTTTTGAGgttttctttatattttaacTGTTTATCTTGTTTCTCATAATGATCCTAATGGTTTGCAGAAGTCTGGATGATGGAGAATGCAAGGCTGAAATTGATGCTAATGCTCCTCTCAAGAAAGTCAAAGTTGAGGCTATTGAGGGAACTAAGTTGACTCCTTTGAAAGACCCTGTTCCATATGATTCTAGACAGTTTTCAAGTACAACAAATATTGAGAATAGTGAACCAACTTGTGCGTCGGAAAAGAAAAATGTTAGTGATGTTATAATGGATATAGTTCAGGAGACAGGTCGTAGACGTCCAAAGCCGTTAGCACATGCCAATTCTAGTAACATATCAtctagaaaaagggaaaaatcagaaaatgcaGCAGGTTTGAGAGTGAAAAAGATCATGAGGAGAACTGATGAGGATGCAGATTCGTCCGTACTGGTTCAGAAGCTGAGAAAAGAAATCAGGGAAGCTGTTCGGAATAAATCCTCTAAAGAAATTGGAGAAAGTCTTTTTGATCCAAAACTCCTGGCTGCTTTTAGGGCTGCTGTGTCAGGATCGGTGGCAGAAACTAAGAAGCCTCCTCTAGATTTGAAGGCAAAGAAGGCATTATTGCAGAAGGGGAAGGTACGTGAAAATTTAACCAAGAAAATATATGGGATGGGGGGAAGACGAAGACGTGCATGGACTCGAGATTGTGAAGTTGAGTTTTGGAAACATCGCTGCTCAAACATATCAAGGCCTGAAAAAATTCAAACCTTAAAATCTGTTCTTGACGTCCTGCGAAATGATACTGTTAACAAGGAAATCAAGCATCATAAAGAAGGCGAGGCAAGTTCGATTCTTTCAAGATTGTATTTAGCGGATACTTCTATTTTCCCAAGGAAGCATAACATCAGGCCTGTCTCAGCCTCCAAAGGTGATGCAGTTGAAAAAAATCAGGAGCAGAATACTCCTGAAAAACTTGAAGTCAATCCAATGAAACACGAGGTTTCAAAGAAACCAGTTGTTTCTGTAATTTCAGACAGCAATGGGACCAAGAAGGGTGCCTCAGGCGTTAAGGCTGAAGCTGCTTCAACTAAATCGTGTCCAAACAATCGCACAGAGAGGCCATCCACCTCCAAATTAGGTGGCTCAAAGGTAGCTTCTGAGCAGGAAATCACTAGTGCAACTGGTAGCATGAAGACTGATAAGAGGAAATGGGCTTTAGAAGTTCTTGCTAGAAAAACAGCTGTAACACCTACTACTGGGgtgcaagaaaaggaagaggacAGTGTCATGCTTAAAGGAAATTTCCCTTTATTAGTATGTGATACTTCCATTTATGTTACAAATATCTCCTCTCTTTTCACTTGGGGAGCTAAAACATGTTTTTCCTTTACTGAATTGAGCAGGCTCAGCTACCGAAAGATATGCGACCAAGTTTGGCACCCATTCGCCACAATAAAATCCCTATAGCAGTCAGGCAGGTAAACAGTGTGTGTTGTTTTCTAGCCTTCTTTTCAGAGACTTAACCCGAGAAATTAGTGCAAAAAACGAATAAAAAATTGCTATTAGCATTACTTGGTCATCAAAAAATAAGATGTATTTGATAATTATTTGAGTTGACTGCTGACGTGTAGCATCTTTTGAGCCAGAAATATCTGGTTTTTGCAATACTAGCTCCAAAATTTTACTAGAATTGCTATTGTATGATATGGCTAATGAAACCAATTTAATGCTTGAAATGCAATTGCAATCCTCATTCTCGTGA
Coding sequences within it:
- the LOC113705283 gene encoding uncharacterized protein At4g10930 isoform X1 gives rise to the protein MDVELVTEGTSDDEGYRIDENNEVYMNFDGERCGICMDIVIDRGVLDCCQHWFCFTCIDNWATITNLCPLCQNEFQLITCVPVYDTIGSNKTDEDSYSRDDDWCIEGKNNTLSFPSYYIDENAVVCLDGDGCKIRSRSAAMEADSNLDTSIACDSCDIWYHAFCVGFDPEGACENSWLCPRCLVDQLPKKLDGVLVPRLGNQHEPENARSGGSGEAAFSGKVSVSVADAGETAVVVSVVEGSRRAEEPGGEHSTLDFTTDTKADASLSSNVAFAPQCGDLSSERLGFVPKSESEELKLSLSGDICFSSQFPSIDLTVKADKEETGEQKLVNKLGMSSTKCSSILLEDKMAKSGLDLHLGLSVNSSSTVDMINNTSMDDHELGLVYQKSSSGHLLSADGMVPHEEVILTVGRMMPDKNDDTTLVSGEKRKHKDTGSLDDGECKAEIDANAPLKKVKVEAIEGTKLTPLKDPVPYDSRQFSSTTNIENSEPTCASEKKNVSDVIMDIVQETGRRRPKPLAHANSSNISSRKREKSENAAGLRVKKIMRRTDEDADSSVLVQKLRKEIREAVRNKSSKEIGESLFDPKLLAAFRAAVSGSVAETKKPPLDLKAKKALLQKGKVRENLTKKIYGMGGRRRRAWTRDCEVEFWKHRCSNISRPEKIQTLKSVLDVLRNDTVNKEIKHHKEGEASSILSRLYLADTSIFPRKHNIRPVSASKGDAVEKNQEQNTPEKLEVNPMKHEVSKKPVVSVISDSNGTKKGASGVKAEAASTKSCPNNRTERPSTSKLGGSKVASEQEITSATGSMKTDKRKWALEVLARKTAVTPTTGVQEKEEDSVMLKGNFPLLAQLPKDMRPSLAPIRHNKIPIAVRQAQLYRLLEHFLRKANLSIIRRTAETELAVADAINIEKEVADKSNSKLVYVNLCSQELSRRSDNMNLSRDAETSPPTSGVSSDGEKVTNDSNLEVNEALKTAGLLSDTPPNSPSKPVEEIKEDAGFLNKSESDGPDNVFEMDSQPELDIYGDFDYDLEDDYFVGASALKISKLQQEVSKMKVLFSTLNPDASNGSQDICDHEGSAGVGPTMASSGHEFLTDAGNSTVDGRANDNQPQNTRVDEVYGELSLAECEELYGPDKEPLIEKYPETALVKPCELVAGKEIVMENGCHGSSEMAKTSESKSGNLAVSEAHQGSVGSVNSPSHSQNTEKVQRKEKMSTVDSNKLSDSRNFVSKKVEAYIKEHIRPLCKSGVITVEQYRWAVGKTTEKVMKYHSKEQNANFLIKEGEKVKKLAEQYVEAAQQTAKAQ
- the LOC113705283 gene encoding uncharacterized protein At4g10930 isoform X5, producing MRIHIPGMMIGALKERITLFLFHHIILMKMQLSVWMVMAAKFEVDLQQWKQIQTLTHQLLVIHVIYGTTPSVLDLIPKVHVRIHGSAQVPRLGNQHEPENARSGGSGEAAFSGKVSVSVADAGETAVVVSVVEGSRRAEEPGGEHSTLDFTTDTKADASLSSNVAFAPQCGDLSSERLGFVPKSESEELKLSLSGDICFSSQFPSIDLTVKADKEETGEQKLVNKLGMSSTKCSSILLEDKMAKSGLDLHLGLSVNSSSTVDMINNTSMDDHELGLVYQKSSSGHLLSADGMVPHEEVILTVGRMMPDKNDDTTLVSGEKRKHKDTGSLDDGECKAEIDANAPLKKVKVEAIEGTKLTPLKDPVPYDSRQFSSTTNIENSEPTCASEKKNVSDVIMDIVQETGRRRPKPLAHANSSNISSRKREKSENAAGLRVKKIMRRTDEDADSSVLVQKLRKEIREAVRNKSSKEIGESLFDPKLLAAFRAAVSGSVAETKKPPLDLKAKKALLQKGKVRENLTKKIYGMGGRRRRAWTRDCEVEFWKHRCSNISRPEKIQTLKSVLDVLRNDTVNKEIKHHKEGEASSILSRLYLADTSIFPRKHNIRPVSASKGDAVEKNQEQNTPEKLEVNPMKHEVSKKPVVSVISDSNGTKKGASGVKAEAASTKSCPNNRTERPSTSKLGGSKVASEQEITSATGSMKTDKRKWALEVLARKTAVTPTTGVQEKEEDSVMLKGNFPLLAQLPKDMRPSLAPIRHNKIPIAVRQAQLYRLLEHFLRKANLSIIRRTAETELAVADAINIEKEVADKSNSKLVYVNLCSQELSRRSDNMNLSRDAETSPPTSGVSSDGEKVTNDSNLEVNEALKTAGLLSDTPPNSPSKPVEEIKEDAGFLNKSESDGPDNVFEMDSQPELDIYGDFDYDLEDDYFVGASALKISKLQQEVSKMKVLFSTLNPDASNGSQDICDHEGSAGVGPTMASSGHEFLTDAGNSTVDGRANDNQPQNTRVDEVYGELSLAECEELYGPDKEPLIEKYPETALVKPCELVAGKEIVMENGCHGSSEMAKTSESKSGNLAVSEAHQGSVGSVNSPSHSQNTEKVQRKEKMSTVDSNKLSDSRNFVSKKVEAYIKEHIRPLCKSGVITVEQYRWAVGKTTEKVMKYHSKEQNANFLIKEGEKVKKLAEQYVEAAQQTAKAQ
- the LOC113705283 gene encoding uncharacterized protein At4g10930 isoform X2: MDVELVTEGTSDDEGYRIDENNEVYMNFDGERCGICMDIVIDRGVLDCCQHWFCFTCIDNWATITNLCPLCQNEFQLITCVPVYDTIGSNKTDEDSYSRQLSVWMVMAAKFEVDLQQWKQIQTLTHQLLVIHVIYGTTPSVLDLIPKVHVRIHGSAQVPRLGNQHEPENARSGGSGEAAFSGKVSVSVADAGETAVVVSVVEGSRRAEEPGGEHSTLDFTTDTKADASLSSNVAFAPQCGDLSSERLGFVPKSESEELKLSLSGDICFSSQFPSIDLTVKADKEETGEQKLVNKLGMSSTKCSSILLEDKMAKSGLDLHLGLSVNSSSTVDMINNTSMDDHELGLVYQKSSSGHLLSADGMVPHEEVILTVGRMMPDKNDDTTLVSGEKRKHKDTGSLDDGECKAEIDANAPLKKVKVEAIEGTKLTPLKDPVPYDSRQFSSTTNIENSEPTCASEKKNVSDVIMDIVQETGRRRPKPLAHANSSNISSRKREKSENAAGLRVKKIMRRTDEDADSSVLVQKLRKEIREAVRNKSSKEIGESLFDPKLLAAFRAAVSGSVAETKKPPLDLKAKKALLQKGKVRENLTKKIYGMGGRRRRAWTRDCEVEFWKHRCSNISRPEKIQTLKSVLDVLRNDTVNKEIKHHKEGEASSILSRLYLADTSIFPRKHNIRPVSASKGDAVEKNQEQNTPEKLEVNPMKHEVSKKPVVSVISDSNGTKKGASGVKAEAASTKSCPNNRTERPSTSKLGGSKVASEQEITSATGSMKTDKRKWALEVLARKTAVTPTTGVQEKEEDSVMLKGNFPLLAQLPKDMRPSLAPIRHNKIPIAVRQAQLYRLLEHFLRKANLSIIRRTAETELAVADAINIEKEVADKSNSKLVYVNLCSQELSRRSDNMNLSRDAETSPPTSGVSSDGEKVTNDSNLEVNEALKTAGLLSDTPPNSPSKPVEEIKEDAGFLNKSESDGPDNVFEMDSQPELDIYGDFDYDLEDDYFVGASALKISKLQQEVSKMKVLFSTLNPDASNGSQDICDHEGSAGVGPTMASSGHEFLTDAGNSTVDGRANDNQPQNTRVDEVYGELSLAECEELYGPDKEPLIEKYPETALVKPCELVAGKEIVMENGCHGSSEMAKTSESKSGNLAVSEAHQGSVGSVNSPSHSQNTEKVQRKEKMSTVDSNKLSDSRNFVSKKVEAYIKEHIRPLCKSGVITVEQYRWAVGKTTEKVMKYHSKEQNANFLIKEGEKVKKLAEQYVEAAQQTAKAQ
- the LOC113705283 gene encoding uncharacterized protein At4g10930 isoform X3; this translates as MCCITALLLNYFFGKYMESITIFSIFGQILILFAFYYLVGVQFCASLFMTRKLPCTLSSCRQLSVWMVMAAKFEVDLQQWKQIQTLTHQLLVIHVIYGTTPSVLDLIPKVHVRIHGSAQVPRLGNQHEPENARSGGSGEAAFSGKVSVSVADAGETAVVVSVVEGSRRAEEPGGEHSTLDFTTDTKADASLSSNVAFAPQCGDLSSERLGFVPKSESEELKLSLSGDICFSSQFPSIDLTVKADKEETGEQKLVNKLGMSSTKCSSILLEDKMAKSGLDLHLGLSVNSSSTVDMINNTSMDDHELGLVYQKSSSGHLLSADGMVPHEEVILTVGRMMPDKNDDTTLVSGEKRKHKDTGSLDDGECKAEIDANAPLKKVKVEAIEGTKLTPLKDPVPYDSRQFSSTTNIENSEPTCASEKKNVSDVIMDIVQETGRRRPKPLAHANSSNISSRKREKSENAAGLRVKKIMRRTDEDADSSVLVQKLRKEIREAVRNKSSKEIGESLFDPKLLAAFRAAVSGSVAETKKPPLDLKAKKALLQKGKVRENLTKKIYGMGGRRRRAWTRDCEVEFWKHRCSNISRPEKIQTLKSVLDVLRNDTVNKEIKHHKEGEASSILSRLYLADTSIFPRKHNIRPVSASKGDAVEKNQEQNTPEKLEVNPMKHEVSKKPVVSVISDSNGTKKGASGVKAEAASTKSCPNNRTERPSTSKLGGSKVASEQEITSATGSMKTDKRKWALEVLARKTAVTPTTGVQEKEEDSVMLKGNFPLLAQLPKDMRPSLAPIRHNKIPIAVRQAQLYRLLEHFLRKANLSIIRRTAETELAVADAINIEKEVADKSNSKLVYVNLCSQELSRRSDNMNLSRDAETSPPTSGVSSDGEKVTNDSNLEVNEALKTAGLLSDTPPNSPSKPVEEIKEDAGFLNKSESDGPDNVFEMDSQPELDIYGDFDYDLEDDYFVGASALKISKLQQEVSKMKVLFSTLNPDASNGSQDICDHEGSAGVGPTMASSGHEFLTDAGNSTVDGRANDNQPQNTRVDEVYGELSLAECEELYGPDKEPLIEKYPETALVKPCELVAGKEIVMENGCHGSSEMAKTSESKSGNLAVSEAHQGSVGSVNSPSHSQNTEKVQRKEKMSTVDSNKLSDSRNFVSKKVEAYIKEHIRPLCKSGVITVEQYRWAVGKTTEKVMKYHSKEQNANFLIKEGEKVKKLAEQYVEAAQQTAKAQ
- the LOC113705283 gene encoding uncharacterized protein At4g10930 isoform X4, whose protein sequence is MEADSNLDTSIACDSCDIWYHAFCVGFDPEGACENSWLCPRCLVDQLPKKLDGVLVPRLGNQHEPENARSGGSGEAAFSGKVSVSVADAGETAVVVSVVEGSRRAEEPGGEHSTLDFTTDTKADASLSSNVAFAPQCGDLSSERLGFVPKSESEELKLSLSGDICFSSQFPSIDLTVKADKEETGEQKLVNKLGMSSTKCSSILLEDKMAKSGLDLHLGLSVNSSSTVDMINNTSMDDHELGLVYQKSSSGHLLSADGMVPHEEVILTVGRMMPDKNDDTTLVSGEKRKHKDTGSLDDGECKAEIDANAPLKKVKVEAIEGTKLTPLKDPVPYDSRQFSSTTNIENSEPTCASEKKNVSDVIMDIVQETGRRRPKPLAHANSSNISSRKREKSENAAGLRVKKIMRRTDEDADSSVLVQKLRKEIREAVRNKSSKEIGESLFDPKLLAAFRAAVSGSVAETKKPPLDLKAKKALLQKGKVRENLTKKIYGMGGRRRRAWTRDCEVEFWKHRCSNISRPEKIQTLKSVLDVLRNDTVNKEIKHHKEGEASSILSRLYLADTSIFPRKHNIRPVSASKGDAVEKNQEQNTPEKLEVNPMKHEVSKKPVVSVISDSNGTKKGASGVKAEAASTKSCPNNRTERPSTSKLGGSKVASEQEITSATGSMKTDKRKWALEVLARKTAVTPTTGVQEKEEDSVMLKGNFPLLAQLPKDMRPSLAPIRHNKIPIAVRQAQLYRLLEHFLRKANLSIIRRTAETELAVADAINIEKEVADKSNSKLVYVNLCSQELSRRSDNMNLSRDAETSPPTSGVSSDGEKVTNDSNLEVNEALKTAGLLSDTPPNSPSKPVEEIKEDAGFLNKSESDGPDNVFEMDSQPELDIYGDFDYDLEDDYFVGASALKISKLQQEVSKMKVLFSTLNPDASNGSQDICDHEGSAGVGPTMASSGHEFLTDAGNSTVDGRANDNQPQNTRVDEVYGELSLAECEELYGPDKEPLIEKYPETALVKPCELVAGKEIVMENGCHGSSEMAKTSESKSGNLAVSEAHQGSVGSVNSPSHSQNTEKVQRKEKMSTVDSNKLSDSRNFVSKKVEAYIKEHIRPLCKSGVITVEQYRWAVGKTTEKVMKYHSKEQNANFLIKEGEKVKKLAEQYVEAAQQTAKAQ